One window of Nymphaea colorata isolate Beijing-Zhang1983 chromosome 11, ASM883128v2, whole genome shotgun sequence genomic DNA carries:
- the LOC116264560 gene encoding glycerol-3-phosphate acyltransferase 1-like yields the protein MVLPGVLFKMVDWFLYQLLANSYYRAATKIRSFCFQNKTTTTKPIPTNQAASYPSVSKCPLDCRATHTVVCDVNGCLLRSPSFFPFFMLVAFEGGSIPRAFVLLLVYPLLCLLNHDLALRIMVFISFCGLKLKDAQTLARAVLPKFFLENLHLQAYEVLASCKRRVVVTSVPRVMVEGFLKEYLNVDVVVGSELPMVAGGRFTGLLSAASPPVRSKVLKQVLGDAKPDVGLIRSRNNVEEQHFLSLCKEVYVVYGEDSTERNNGSSSVMPREKYPKPLVFHDGRLAFLPTPMASFTLFAWLPFGILLAILRMVLAVILPISMSRIAGAMSGIKVRVKGLERLQNTSCDHGGERSGVLYVCTHRTLLDPVVLSSALRKPLTAVTYSLSRTSEVLSPIKTVRLTRKREQDGETMKKLLRQGDLVVCPEGTTCREPYLLRFSPLFAELAEDMVPVAVNVSVGMFYGTTASGLKCLDPIFFLMNPFPTYDLEFMGRVPREWTCSGGKSSWEVANRIQKQLADALGFECTNLTRRDKYMMLAGNEGSVSQNR from the exons ATGGTGCTCCCAGGAGTTCTCTTTAAGATGGTGGACTGGTTTCTCTACCAGTTACTGGCCAACTCCTATTACAGAGCAGCTACAAAGATCAGAAGCTTCTGTTTCCAGAACAAGACGACAACCACCAAGCCAATCCCCACAAACCAGGCTGCATCTTACCCATCTGTAAGCAAGTGTCCCTTAGATTGCAGGGCGACCCACACTGTCGTCTGCGATGTCAATGGCTGCCTTCTGAGGtctccttctttcttccccttcttcatgCTGGTTGCCTTTGAAGGAGGCAGCATCCCCAGAGCCTTTGTGCTCCTCCTCGTTTACCCTCTGCTGTGCCTGCTGAACCATGACCTGGCGTTGAGGATCATGGTCTTCATCTCCTTCTGTGGCCTCAAACTGAAGGATGCCCAGACCTTGGCGAGGGCCGTCCTGCCAAAGTTCTTCTTGGAAAACCTCCACCTGCAAGCCTATGAAGTGCTGGCTTCCTGCAAGAGGAGGGTGGTGGTGACCAGCGTGCCTAGAGTCATGGTGGAAGGCTTCCTTAAGGAGTACCTGAACGTGGACGTTGTGGTCGGAAGCGAGCTCCCGATGGTGGCCGGAGGCCGCTTCACCGGCCTCCTCTCTGCTGCTTCTCCGCCGGTCAGAAGCAAGGTGCTGAAGCAGGTCTTGGGAGATGCCAAGCCTGATGTTGGCCTCATCAGAAGCAGAAATAATGTTGAAGAGCAGCATTTCTTGTCTCTTTGCAAG GAGGTTTACGTCGTTTACGGGGAAGACAGCACCGAAAGGAACAATGGTTCCTCGTCTGTGATGCCGAGAGAGAAGTATCCCAAGCCTCTCGTCTTCCATGACGGGAGGCTGGCCTTTCTCCCTACGCCAATGGCGTCCTTCACCTTGTTCGCATGGCTTCCTTTTGGCATCCTGCTGGCCATTCTGAGAATGGTATTGGCAGTCATTTTACCCATAAGTATGTCCAGGATAGCAGGAGCCATGAGCGGCATTAAGGTGAGAGTCAAGGGCCTGGAAAGGTTACAGAACACGAGCTGTGATCATGGTGGAGAAAGAAGCGGAGTTCTCTACGTCTGCACGCACAGGACGCTTCTGGACCCGGTGGTTCTCAGCAGTGCGCTGAGGAAGCCGCTGACTGCAGTGACCTACAGTCTGAGCAGGACCTCAGAGGTGCTGTCGCCGATCAAGACGGTGCGGCTCACGAGGAAGCGAGAGCAAGACGGGGAGACGATGAAGAAGCTGCTCAGGCAAGGCGACCTGGTGGTCTGCCCGGAGGGCACCACCTGCCGAGAACCTTACCTCCTCAGGTTCAGCCCCCTCTTCGCGGAGCTCGCCGAGGACATGGTTCCGGTGGCCGTGAACGTCTCCGTGGGGATGTTCTACGGCACGACGGCCAGCGGGCTTAAGTGCCTGGACCCGATCTTCTTCCTCATGAACCCGTTCCCGACGTACGATTTGGAGTTCATGGGGAGGGTGCCGAGGGAGTGGACGTGCTCCGGCGGGAAGTCTAGTTGGGAGGTGGCGAACCGAATACAGAAGCAGCTCGCCGATGCACTGGGCTTTGAGTGCACCAACCTCACTAGAAGAGACAAATACATGATGTTGGCCGGAAACGAAGGATCAGTATCTCAGAACAGGTGA